In one Thermococcus sp. 2319x1 genomic region, the following are encoded:
- a CDS encoding DUF5748 family protein produces MNLEVIKEFLDAIGADYTEVEGEIHLAPEVFYEVWKYIGEPDIKKYVIEDEVVEPGSYDPPEMKYTDVRRIKIKKAYFETLEGVKVVTDYNEFQRILKGKREEL; encoded by the coding sequence ATGAACTTAGAGGTAATAAAAGAGTTTCTGGATGCAATTGGAGCAGACTATACAGAGGTGGAAGGGGAGATACATTTAGCCCCAGAGGTTTTTTATGAAGTTTGGAAGTATATAGGAGAACCTGACATCAAAAAGTATGTGATAGAAGACGAAGTTGTTGAACCCGGTTCATACGATCCTCCGGAGATGAAATACACTGATGTTAGGAGGATTAAAATCAAGAAAGCATATTTCGAGACACTTGAAGGAGTTAAGGTTGTTACTGATTACAATGAATTCCAGAGGATATTGAAGGGGAAGAGGGAAGAGCTTTAG
- a CDS encoding class I SAM-dependent rRNA methyltransferase yields MGKVYVDAQAYRAIEKGAMIVFKKGVIRTEGEIKPGDIVEVYSRGGKFLGKGFANPNSNIMVRLITKERDVEINKDLFKERIRKANEYRKKVLGYDKAYRMVYGEADYLPGLIVDRFNDIASLQISSAGMERFKLDVAEAILEVEPEIETVFEKNTGRSRRREGLPEIERVLLGKEKYRTIIEEGKAKFIVDMRGQKTGFFLDQRENRIALEKYIKGGEKVLDVFTYTGGFAIHAAVAGAEKVIAVDKSPSAIEQAKENAKLNGVEDRMEFIVGSAFEVMEKLQKMGEKFDIVILDPPAFVQHEKDLKRGLRAYFNVNYQGLKLVKDGGILVTASCSQHVDMQMFKDMIIAAAAKAGKFLKLLEPYRTQAPDHPILMASKDTEYLKCLFLYVEEMK; encoded by the coding sequence ATGGGTAAAGTGTATGTTGATGCTCAAGCCTACAGAGCAATTGAAAAAGGAGCAATGATTGTTTTTAAAAAAGGTGTGATAAGAACAGAAGGCGAGATTAAACCTGGGGACATAGTGGAGGTTTATTCTCGAGGAGGAAAATTCTTAGGAAAAGGATTTGCCAATCCAAACTCAAATATAATGGTTCGGCTAATTACAAAGGAGAGAGATGTAGAGATAAACAAAGACTTGTTCAAAGAACGTATAAGAAAGGCAAACGAGTACAGAAAAAAAGTTTTAGGGTATGACAAGGCATATAGGATGGTTTACGGAGAAGCAGACTATCTGCCGGGTTTGATTGTGGATAGATTTAACGATATAGCATCTCTCCAGATTTCAAGCGCTGGAATGGAACGGTTCAAGCTCGATGTTGCAGAAGCAATTCTTGAAGTAGAACCTGAAATCGAAACGGTTTTTGAGAAAAATACCGGAAGGTCAAGAAGAAGGGAAGGTTTACCGGAGATAGAGCGAGTCTTGCTTGGAAAAGAAAAATACCGCACGATTATTGAGGAAGGAAAGGCCAAGTTCATCGTGGATATGAGGGGTCAAAAAACTGGGTTCTTTTTGGATCAAAGGGAGAATAGAATTGCCTTGGAAAAGTACATCAAAGGCGGAGAGAAGGTGCTCGATGTGTTCACATACACAGGAGGTTTTGCAATTCATGCTGCAGTTGCAGGGGCAGAGAAGGTTATTGCAGTTGATAAGTCCCCATCGGCAATAGAACAAGCAAAAGAGAACGCCAAGCTTAACGGTGTTGAGGATAGGATGGAGTTTATTGTTGGTTCGGCATTTGAGGTTATGGAAAAACTGCAGAAAATGGGAGAAAAATTTGACATTGTAATCTTAGACCCTCCAGCCTTTGTGCAGCACGAGAAAGATCTTAAGAGAGGACTTAGAGCATATTTCAACGTAAACTATCAGGGATTAAAGCTGGTCAAGGATGGTGGTATATTGGTCACTGCCTCATGCTCCCAGCATGTTGATATGCAGATGTTTAAGGACATGATAATAGCCGCTGCAGCAAAAGCAGGGAAGTTTCTAAAACTCCTTGAGCCCTATAGAACCCAAGCACCAGACCATCCAATATTGATGGCCTCAAAAGATACCGAATACCTAAAATGTTTGTTCCTTTACGTGGAAGAAATGAAGTAA
- a CDS encoding RlmF-related methyltransferase, producing the protein MPSWKDGKLGLPVREAIKIFPELEKYLDEKGRLDLSDRRARMLYNKAIAKAVFGIEVEYHTRGLITTPISRFIFLKTFLRGGEKVLEIGTGHSALMAIMADRLFKCDVWATEVDDEFFEYAKRNIEQNKSKVKLIKSNGEIIEGLIPKGEKFDVIFSAPPYYETPTRGVLTEREGVGGGKHGEAFSVRLIGEALEYLNPRGKVALFLPDKEALINAIAKKGEELGYSVRDVKFKAGTRWRHSLILHKP; encoded by the coding sequence ATGCCTTCATGGAAAGATGGGAAACTCGGACTGCCGGTTAGGGAGGCAATTAAAATCTTCCCCGAGCTTGAGAAATACCTTGATGAAAAGGGCAGGTTAGATTTATCGGATAGAAGGGCGAGAATGTTATATAACAAAGCAATTGCAAAGGCAGTTTTTGGCATTGAAGTCGAATACCACACGAGAGGACTTATCACAACTCCGATTTCTCGTTTTATCTTCCTAAAGACTTTCCTAAGGGGTGGAGAAAAAGTTCTGGAGATAGGAACTGGACATTCTGCCTTAATGGCGATCATGGCAGATAGACTCTTTAAGTGTGATGTATGGGCAACTGAAGTAGATGATGAGTTTTTTGAGTACGCCAAGAGAAATATAGAGCAAAACAAATCCAAAGTAAAACTGATAAAGAGCAACGGGGAAATTATTGAGGGTTTGATACCAAAAGGAGAAAAATTCGATGTGATATTCTCGGCACCTCCCTACTATGAGACCCCAACGAGGGGCGTTTTAACAGAGAGGGAAGGCGTTGGCGGCGGAAAGCACGGCGAGGCTTTCTCCGTAAGGCTGATTGGGGAGGCACTCGAATATCTCAACCCGAGGGGAAAGGTAGCCCTCTTCCTTCCGGACAAGGAAGCATTGATAAATGCCATAGCCAAAAAGGGCGAGGAACTCGGCTACTCGGTCAGGGACGTTAAATTTAAGGCCGGGACGAGGTGGAGGCACAGCCTCATACTACACAAGCCCTAA
- a CDS encoding serpin family protein → MVETIEKIFKADHPFIFLIHDRESDTILFMGRLANPKG, encoded by the coding sequence GTGGTTGAAACTATTGAGAAGATCTTCAAGGCTGATCACCCGTTCATCTTCCTTATTCACGACAGGGAAAGCGATACAATACTCTTTATGGGAAGACTCGCAAACCCAAAGGGGTGA